Proteins from a genomic interval of Schistosoma mansoni strain Puerto Rico chromosome 6, complete genome:
- a CDS encoding putative axonemal dynein light chain encodes MEDAVAKKAEDNRRVHTYPLLKHSDMHEDMQTEVMELCVTACEKFSTDNEAAARFVKETMDKKYGAAWHVAVGEGFGFEITYDIKNILYMLCGGNLGIIVWKCC; translated from the exons ATGGAAGATGCAGTTGCTAAAAAGGCAGAGGATAATAGAAGAGTACATACATATCCACTGTTAAAA CATAGTGATATGCATGAAGATATGCAGACTGAAGTAATGGAACTATGTGTGACAGCATGTGAAAAATTCTCAACTGATAATGAG GCAGCAGCTCGTTTTGTAAAAGAAACTATGGATAAAAAGTATGGAGCAGCATGGCATGTAGCTGTTGGTGAAGGTTTTGGTTTTGAAATTACttatgatattaaaaatattctaTACATGCTATGTGGTGGAAATTTAGGCATAATTGTCTGGAAATGCTGTTGA